Below is a window of Amphiprion ocellaris isolate individual 3 ecotype Okinawa chromosome 15, ASM2253959v1, whole genome shotgun sequence DNA.
tcaataattttattgttttttagtcttttcacttttttgcCTAAGTAAGGttaaaaatttagatttttggactgaaaaatgttgtgtacaaatatattttgtcataattttgacTTATTCTAGATGGATCCTAACCCATCTTCATATACAGTGGTGGataaaagttttcggacacctcatacatttgtgaaatactgcattaagaatcactcttaggtgcaCTCTTTAAGTGCAATTTCTGAAAAAGAATCCGAAAAAACccatttaaaaactttaaattaattggttccataaaaataagaaatattgagtactgggtcattttggtagtatttagtttttcttattttttaaaaaaataaatcaattgtatttgtttgtgtctaatGCAGCTACACCTTTTGAAACGTAAAAATGATTTtgccacaaatatttcatgataatatttgagattgtgtaaagttttaagggtgtccgaaaacttttttccatcactgtatatttttaattgacttttctttgtctattttgactttttaatctTAAGAAGTTGGAGTAAATCAACAATGCCGGCTATGATTTTGACTTAGTAAGGCGAGAACGGACACTTATTTAGTAATCATCACTTTTTATGTCATAATTCCGACTCACTATGGTCAAACattaatgtttgtctttttatctcaaacatttttgattaatttaaaaaatgatggactataattttaaacaaaatattcattCTTCTCCTTGTAATTTGGATTTTACACTTACAGATTGACAGAAAACACATAGATATTTAATTAGTATCATAATTTTAGATCATAAAGCCTCAAATATAGAATTGTATTTGATAATTTCAACTTTATCTcgataaagcaaataaaaataaaaattatagtaataatattaaagCCTCTTAACAACTTACTTTGTTCCAAAGGAATATTTGCAATTTGTAAATCCGTTTTCAtgtgtagatagatagatagatagatagatagatagatagatagatagatagatagatagatagatagatagatagatagatagatagatagatacttcatTCATCCCCTTTTGAAAattcaaaatagatttttaaacacatttgatAAACCAtccaaaaatgttaaactgaAGTGGAATTGTGCAGAGTGACCCTTTAAACTCagatcacagaaaaaacaagcagcGTCTATTGACTTTTTGGAGCGAGCTGCCGACGCTGGCAGACTCTTAGTGGTTTGTCAGATCACTCCATAAAACAAATTTTTATAGACTTTCTAGACTTCCAGTTGTGTCTTTATTGATTATGTGACCTTTTTAAAGTAGTGCCTTGATTTTATGGATTTTCATCGCTCTCCTCTCAAATTTTGGAAATTGTGTTGGTATGGTTTTGTTGGAGATTTCACAATCTTGTGCCTCCAGCTTTTTTTATGAGACATAAACCGTTCTCAATAAGATGTGAATTGTTGTCGACTTTATCTGTTCTTCAAATTTCAAATGTGCAGATTTAGTGGAGAGTGGTTAAGAATGCTGCTGACTCTcagtaattaaataataaagtaattatttaaaatttgcatccaCAGTTCATACAAACaaccatctgaagaccagtcaGCCAATCAGTGCAGCTCATTTAGTTGTAAACATGTCTGATATATGTATATAACAGAAATGGATGGATGCTAAGATTGGAAAATGATTCCAAAACATAATGCTCTAAATGCTCCAAACACTGAGTGATCACAATTCAAAATGAATTACTTACATAAAGAAATCAAGCCTTTTTTGCGGCAGATCAAgcatttcttcatttgtttgCCTTTCTGTAAGTCTTGTTACCTGTAAAATTCAAGAGGAATTTCATTGCTGTTTTGGAAATTGGTCTTTTTCGTGCAGggaagagaagaggaaaaaggaCTCTTACAACAACCAGAGCCTTTTACTTTCCAGGTTTCTGTTGCTGGATAGGTATGACGCTGGGTTCTGTGGAGGTGGTTCTACAGTTTGAAGTAGAATTAGGATTTGAGTAAAGTTATGCAGTATAGATGTTTCCTTTTTCTAGTGATAGAAAACTAACTAGCGAGGTCACCCTTTAACGAGGGTTTGCTGCTCATTTCTGCAGGTGGAGGAGGCGAGGAGGAAGAAGTTCAACGGCACCGTACAGACCGTCCCTCAGACCATCACCGTCATCCCCGCCAACATTGCTGCAGCCACTAATGGCCTGCAGTCCATCTTCCAGACCTGCCAGATTGTCGGACAGCCGGGTCTCGTCCTCACTCAGGTGGCCGGTAACGGCAGCACCGTGCCGGTCACTTCTCCCATCACCCTGACAGTCGCGGGCGTCCCCGGCAACCAGCCCAAAGCTGCCGAACCCTCAACGTCCGAATCGAAGACTGAGATGTCGGGTGCATCGGCCAGCACATCACTTGGTTTGGACGCAGCAACAACCAAACCGAAGAAGTCCAAAGAGCAGCTGGCAGAGCTGAAGGCGAGCTACAGCCGGAGGCAGTTCGCCACCGAGGCGGAGATATCACGGCTCATGCAGGTCACCAAACTCTCCAAACGAGCAATAAAGAAGTGGTTCAGTGACACACGCTACAACCAGAGGAACTCCAAGGATCACCACAGCCTGCTGCTGAACGAAGCCTCATCCGGCAGAGCTGCGGGAACCGGTGGAGGTCGAGGGgggagaaacagcagcagcggcagTCTTCCCGACAGCAACAACAGCGACATCACCGCCACCACAACTGCCACCACCATTGTCATCGACTCCAGCGACGACGCCAGCGACTCCTCCCCGACTTCCGCCAACGCTCCGGGTTCAGCCGGGCTCACCAGCGACCCACGTGTCAAATTCCGCCACGCCTTCCCAGACTTCACGCCGCAGAAATTCAAGGAAAAGACTCCAGAGCAGCTGCTCATCCTGGAAGCCAGCTTCCAGAAATCAGACACGCCCTCAGACGAGGAGCTGAGCCGGCTGCGGGCTAAGACGAAGCTGACGAGACGCGAGGTGGACGCCTGGTTCACTGAAAGGCGGAAAATGCCCTCAGGAGCGCAGTTAAGAGACAGCGATGGGGAAGGTGATAGTGAGAACATAAAGCCGGCTGACGCTCCTTCGGCTCAGGAGCGACAGACCACCCCACCAATCTGCAGGAAGGTGCTGAAGAAGACACCAGAGCAGCTCCACATCCTGAAGAAGGCCTTTGTCTGCACACAATGGCCGACATCGGAGGAGTACGACCAGATGGCAGAGGAGAGCGGCCTGCCAAGGACGTACATCGTCAACTGGTTTGGAGACACTCGCTACGCCTGCAAGAACAGCAACCTGAAGTGGTACTACCTCTACCAGAGTGGAAAGGTGCACATGCTTTATGTACTATTAAcacatcagtgttttttctgctcAGCGTGGGCCTTTAACAGGTGACTATACATGATTGGTCCAGGTATAGTGAAGCCAAAGAGTCTGTGTTTACTTAATTTACAGAAATCCCaacattttcttatttctgatcatttgaTTGACAAAAACCTTTATTATGTTGTGTGTTATGTTATGAGTAAATGAAACCCCAACTAACAGAActggttaaaaaatgtaattcccATTTTTATTCGAAATTCTTATCATCTTGGGGTGCCAAGAATTCTTGTATACAGTAAAAACCCTGATGTCAAAATAATCTAGACACAGTAAACATAAAatccttttatttttgtaatgattGAAGGGAAACCATTTGATGTTATTTCTTTTGTCAGCAGTGGCATTAATATTTGTACTTgtttaaaacactttgacaagAACATCTGGCGGCTTTCAGGTGGACGAGGCGCTGAATGGCGGAGCAAAGAGCCAGAAGAAGTCCAGGAAGCGTTTTCGTGGTTGGTCCAGAAGGACACGGCGGCCATATCCCTGCAAACGTTCACCACAGGGGGGTGCCAGTGCCATCAAGGtcagtgtgtgcagtgtgtttacCTTTATTCCTGCTGAAGATTTGTATCAGTTAGTTGTAAGTCTTTATTTTGAAGCTATTTGAGCCTCTTATGGAAAGAAGATAAGCTGATTGGTTGTTGGGTCAGTTATCTTTTCTTGACTTCTttagaaaatatacaaaaacagcaacaaaaactaaatctgaaagTATATCAACATTAAGTCTTACAAAGTTTAGGTGACATTTCATGGAATTTTTAAGTGTTAGAAATGCCAAACTTCTCTTTAATTGACATAAATtcattattgtgattttttttttctaatgactCGTGGTGGGAAGCTGAACAGCTGTCGGTCTTGTAAAAATGCAGCTCATGTGACAAATCATTATCATTTGACCACTTCCCGGGTGATCAGCAACTGAAGAGACAGTGGATGGTCGAAATCAGGAAAAAGATGGGCCCATATTTCAAGTTATAACAAAATATTTGTTAACCCATGAAGTGTGtccattaaataatgaaaacaggCATTCGAACAACAACccaaagatactcagtttaATGTCACTGAAGAGAAAGGAAACCAGAATATGTTGGCATTTTAAGAAGCTGCATGTAGACaatttaggcttttttttttttttttttttttttaaataaaaaatctctcAAGGCCAATTATCACGATAGATGGccattaatcattgcagcttttGGTTCAGGGAATATATCGAACTGTGATTTGTCAGTAATGGTACATTATTAGTTTCGCTCACTGATTATTATTTCCCAATGCTGAAACAGGCAGATAAAAAGAGATACTTGTTTATATAGTTTGGCAAAATCTTCAACATTTCACAGTAAACAAGCACAAGGATtcacataataataatttgtgtaTATCTAGTTTTACCTCATTGACCTGATGTTTTTCTGGCCTCCCctctgcaggtgaagtctgGTAAGACGTTTCTGAAGGACTACTACCTCAAGTATCGAGCCCTGAACGAGAAAGACCTGGACGACCTTGTGACAAAGTCCAGCATGAGCTACGAGCAGGTGAGAGACTGGTTCTCCGAGACTgccaggagggaggaggagggcaaGGAGCCCTTCAGCGACGAGGAGGCCGAGGGAgacgagggggaggaggaggacgaggatgaAGAAGACGAGGTGGCGGCGGAGCATGCAGACAGCGAAGGGGAGATGGAGGTGAAGGAGCAAGGAGAGGAGGCATCGGAGGAAGAGAAGGACGACGccgaagaggaagaagaagacggGCAAACGATCCAGGAGGAATCTGAGGGGGACAGCCAATCATAGCCTGATGCAGAGGAGCAGACATGAGCAGAGTTGAGTTTTTAGTAGGGATAGACCGATTACTGTGGCTGGTATTTGGCAGTTGTGCgattatcaatatttttattgacCAATTATTGATCATATAAATgcgctacttcaggtctgatgccgCCTAAtgtctctgtggtctcagaaatgagactataaaaactgttcaaaaagacacaaaccaggaaattaacTACTTTcacagctagcagctaagttagaagaCAGCCACTCCTACTTCTTTTGCATATTCAGTTATTGTTAATCTTATTAATGAGGAAGCTAGTTATGAATTACAGGTCTCCTgatatcacatgctgttaaaacatcacatttcacgTATATCAGGTCCAAATATTGGTTTTCGTCTTTCTCTCTGCCATAAAAACAAAGCCCTACCTGCAGTTTACAATAAAAACTGCAGGTAGGGGCTGCGGGAACTGACCAGAACATCATCTGCAGCTGTATTTTGAGAGTGTATGAGTTAAAAGTTTCATATATTTGTACGTGCAAGCCACTTGTACCTCTGGCCAGTACAGGTATATTCTATtcttctgttatgttctggtcAGTACATAACATAACAAAAGAGTAGAACTATACACCAGCTAATACGATTGAAAACAGGATTTTCCTTCTACACTGATTGAGTC
It encodes the following:
- the LOC111571916 gene encoding zinc fingers and homeoboxes protein 1-like; protein product: MASRRKSTTPCMVPREPLDSDQEMEDVTDAADPGDSNGVAMASSEVLEERDEEADGRPEGASDAYLDLNTAEGGYECKYCSFQTSELNQFTMHVDTEHPDVILNTSYVCMECDYHTKSYDTLLAHNARLHPGEDNFTRTMVRRNNETIFQQTVNDLTFDGSFVKVEDDEAEDMSRKGIALSKTPIMRIKSRPEPKKFATQKMAVDDVIKVESDDEDVENKEPPTLSPAPMTPAAAVAPHLIPVSTPVQVQAVPQSIVVNSPNVLQIKGSGGGAVLPPGTLAQVLSALQNQQNNSQTQTQLLIPISSIPTYNTAMDNNVLLVSAYNRFPYPSVSEIMGLSSQTKFSEEQIKVWFSAQRLKHGVSWTPEEVEEARRKKFNGTVQTVPQTITVIPANIAAATNGLQSIFQTCQIVGQPGLVLTQVAGNGSTVPVTSPITLTVAGVPGNQPKAAEPSTSESKTEMSGASASTSLGLDAATTKPKKSKEQLAELKASYSRRQFATEAEISRLMQVTKLSKRAIKKWFSDTRYNQRNSKDHHSLLLNEASSGRAAGTGGGRGGRNSSSGSLPDSNNSDITATTTATTIVIDSSDDASDSSPTSANAPGSAGLTSDPRVKFRHAFPDFTPQKFKEKTPEQLLILEASFQKSDTPSDEELSRLRAKTKLTRREVDAWFTERRKMPSGAQLRDSDGEGDSENIKPADAPSAQERQTTPPICRKVLKKTPEQLHILKKAFVCTQWPTSEEYDQMAEESGLPRTYIVNWFGDTRYACKNSNLKWYYLYQSGKVDEALNGGAKSQKKSRKRFRGWSRRTRRPYPCKRSPQGGASAIKVKSGKTFLKDYYLKYRALNEKDLDDLVTKSSMSYEQVRDWFSETARREEEGKEPFSDEEAEGDEGEEEDEDEEDEVAAEHADSEGEMEVKEQGEEASEEEKDDAEEEEEDGQTIQEESEGDSQS